The nucleotide sequence TTTACTTTAGAGGGATAATAATATGTTAACTCATTGTTTTGATAGTTCAGGTATGATTCTTGATGATGAATTTAATCGCTTGGTCCGGAAATTTAAGAAGTTAATTTACGCCCACGCGCACCGCTACTATCTCCCCGGCGGTGATGTTGACGATCTTTATCAATGGGGTTTATTAGGTTTGTATAAAGCAGTATTGCGTTACGAAGAAAATGGAAAATATGATTTTGATGTTATCGCTATTATCAATATAAAAAATATGATGAAATCGGCAATTAAAACAGCCAATCGCAATAAACACAAAGCAGCCAATACAGCTTGCTCATTGTACCACACTGGTGATGACGCAGTACCGGAAAACGGTATTAAGTTAGTAGACAGGCTTGTATTGGAAGAATACGTGGATGACCCGTTGGATTTAGTAACTGATAAAGAAGCAGTGTCCAAAATTATGAACTATATTGATACTCATTTATCCTATAATGAACGGACTATCTTTAAACTC is from Propionispora vibrioides and encodes:
- a CDS encoding sigma-70 family RNA polymerase sigma factor; protein product: MLTHCFDSSGMILDDEFNRLVRKFKKLIYAHAHRYYLPGGDVDDLYQWGLLGLYKAVLRYEENGKYDFDVIAIINIKNMMKSAIKTANRNKHKAANTACSLYHTGDDAVPENGIKLVDRLVLEEYVDDPLDLVTDKEAVSKIMNYIDTHLSYNERTIFKLYITGYKQRHISQELNFDPKVVDNAIQRARKKLCKHLQVLQSHSM